In Luteibacter mycovicinus, a genomic segment contains:
- a CDS encoding putative bifunctional diguanylate cyclase/phosphodiesterase, with protein MNHRSVESGLHLAASKCARWTLPGSGDGTRCANFGTVGAGPGWVVSLIVVVAVATAAIVWLVGQRRQLRSRLRDPREQARRVLAFHAYHDTLTGLPNRAFLLQTLEQALADSSDDSLAVMFIDLDGFKSINDTLGHEAGDAFLQAVATSLRSSVRERDTVARFGGDEFVVVVQAYGGMENLVRVCRKVLDLVSQPVSVAGQFVAVSPSIGVAVSPKDGTVADMLIRNADAAMYAVKETGKADFRFYEEGMLEQARERVALTVELREALQQGNLGVEYQPKRHLRDGTLAGVEALARWNHPTRGQVPPAVFVAVAERSGLIHALGEYVLRAVLTQVKAWDAAGIAVDYVAINLSMHELTRPAFVETLHRVVRSYGVDPMRIRFELTESTAMRQPEETMRQLVKLRSHGFDLLIDDFGAGYWNLGHLRELPVGTIKIDQSFVRGSSLNLADREITEAIVGLAKKLNMQTIAEGVETEAQADWLRDLGCDIGQGYFFARPMTADAFSRYLDPTMAYAG; from the coding sequence TTGAACCATCGTAGCGTCGAGAGTGGCCTGCACCTGGCCGCATCGAAGTGTGCCCGCTGGACCCTTCCGGGGTCGGGCGACGGTACGCGCTGTGCCAATTTCGGCACCGTTGGCGCTGGACCGGGCTGGGTGGTCAGTCTGATCGTCGTCGTCGCGGTGGCCACTGCCGCCATCGTCTGGCTGGTGGGGCAGCGCCGCCAGTTGCGCAGCCGCCTGCGCGATCCGCGCGAGCAGGCTCGCCGGGTGCTGGCCTTTCACGCGTATCACGACACGCTGACCGGGCTGCCGAACCGTGCCTTCCTGCTGCAGACGCTGGAACAGGCCTTGGCCGACTCCTCCGACGACTCGCTCGCGGTCATGTTCATCGACCTGGACGGCTTCAAATCCATTAACGACACGCTCGGCCATGAAGCGGGCGATGCTTTCCTTCAGGCGGTCGCCACCAGCCTGCGCAGCAGTGTGCGTGAGCGCGACACGGTCGCGCGCTTCGGTGGCGACGAATTCGTCGTGGTGGTGCAGGCCTATGGCGGTATGGAAAACCTTGTTCGCGTCTGCCGGAAGGTGCTGGATCTCGTATCGCAGCCGGTCAGCGTGGCCGGCCAGTTCGTTGCGGTAAGCCCGAGTATCGGCGTCGCGGTATCGCCCAAGGACGGTACGGTGGCCGACATGCTGATCCGCAACGCGGACGCAGCGATGTACGCGGTAAAGGAAACCGGCAAGGCCGACTTTCGCTTCTACGAGGAGGGCATGCTCGAGCAGGCCCGCGAGCGCGTCGCGCTCACCGTCGAACTGCGTGAAGCCCTGCAGCAGGGCAACCTGGGTGTCGAATACCAGCCTAAGCGTCACCTGCGCGACGGCACGCTGGCCGGCGTCGAAGCGCTGGCCCGGTGGAACCATCCCACGCGCGGCCAGGTGCCTCCGGCCGTCTTCGTCGCGGTGGCCGAGCGCTCCGGCCTGATCCACGCGCTGGGCGAATACGTGCTGCGCGCGGTGCTCACGCAGGTCAAGGCCTGGGATGCCGCCGGCATCGCGGTCGACTACGTGGCGATCAACCTGTCCATGCACGAGCTGACCCGCCCGGCCTTCGTCGAAACGCTGCATCGCGTGGTGCGCTCGTATGGCGTGGATCCGATGCGTATCCGTTTCGAGCTCACCGAATCCACGGCGATGCGCCAGCCGGAAGAGACCATGCGCCAGCTGGTCAAGCTGCGTTCGCACGGGTTCGATCTGCTGATCGACGATTTCGGCGCGGGTTACTGGAACCTCGGTCACCTTCGGGAACTCCCGGTGGGCACGATCAAGATCGACCAGTCGTTCGTGCGTGGCAGTTCGCTCAATCTGGCGGATCGCGAAATCACCGAAGCGATCGTCGGCCTCGCCAAGAAGCTCAACATGCAGACGATCGCCGAAGGCGTCGAAACCGAAGCGCAGGCCGACTGGCTGCGCGATCTCGGCTGCGACATCGGCCAGGGCTATTTCTTCGCCCGGCCGATGACCGCGGATGCCTTCAGTCGTTACCTCGACCCGACGATGGCCTATGCTGGCTGA
- a CDS encoding YajQ family cyclic di-GMP-binding protein, which translates to MPSFDIVSEVDKHELANAIDQANREVTTRFDLKGTSAKIEQEENVLTLRADNEFQVGQIMDILRARLSARQIDVRSMDVGKVETNLAEGRQKVTIKQGIEQPVAKKIIAKIKEAKLKVEAQINGEKIRVTGKKRDDLQTAMALLRKADVEIPLQFENFRD; encoded by the coding sequence ATGCCCTCCTTCGACATCGTTTCCGAAGTCGACAAACACGAGCTCGCCAACGCCATCGACCAGGCCAACCGCGAAGTCACCACGCGCTTCGACCTGAAGGGCACCTCGGCGAAGATCGAGCAGGAAGAGAACGTCCTGACCCTGCGTGCCGACAACGAGTTCCAGGTCGGCCAGATCATGGACATCCTGCGCGCCCGCCTCTCCGCGCGGCAGATCGACGTGCGCTCGATGGACGTCGGCAAGGTCGAGACCAACCTGGCCGAGGGCCGGCAGAAGGTCACCATCAAGCAGGGGATCGAGCAGCCGGTCGCGAAGAAGATCATCGCGAAGATCAAGGAAGCGAAGCTGAAGGTCGAGGCGCAGATCAACGGCGAGAAGATCCGCGTCACTGGCAAGAAGCGTGACGACCTGCAGACGGCGATGGCGCTGCTGCGCAAAGCGGACGTGGAAATTCCGCTGCAGTTCGAGAATTTCCGCGATTGA
- a CDS encoding ligand-binding sensor domain-containing protein yields MLADRAPRPVRSPRLRARLVAFAALLCFVVASAVSAQVTPTGNASTVGVDPWAVYETSWFDTLGVADGLPHSTTTAIVQDKRGLIWIGTFGGLVRYDGYRTQVFGQEPDSYAGAVLPDAYVRALMPLDDGGLLIGTNTGGLVRFDPKTMRFHVYPVGPGGTSHAKIFSIAASREPNVYWVATEGGIDRIDVTSGHIERVSGLPGDEKEMLPRTFVVAEDAVGNLWAGADNGLFVRRRGGHFERVVSSDPAIDEILHDQVWALLPDSKRQLWVGTGQSGAIYIDTAGKGHAVPGLSGKNSLAHRRTVRAFHETPQGVLWAATDGAGVVTFDMNTGRLRPLSHDAAMPSSLPGDITRDIYQDTAGNIWVATELGAARYDPNGRKVFSVLPSPLETHTLSNANVHSVFVDPRGRVWLGLGMGRIDLLDLGKGSMRHLQLGGEQAERDVQAFVVAPDGSIWAGAQGISRIDPETFELKSSVIPSLDGKLILSMQRDGDDILIGCYDGLFRYDTATGALVQMRHDASDPKSLVGDQVRYITRMPGAWWFSTISGISIAYDGKPGFVNLHHDPADPTSLPHDYTGSLAFDSHHRLWIGTFGGIAYLDDFKPEGPFRFGVIGAREGLVNTKINALLVDHDDRIWASMANGVAMVDANSRRVSDLGIRDGLRIPSYIHRSAAEAPGGELMFGGLGGLTVVRPYWVAPHVPPPRLAITHVSTNDKPLPLADLPDDGGHITLDGDGRRLRVDFALLDFRAPSETHYAYRMDDADGGWNEVARGLPPSAIYTNLASGSYTLRLRATMRGLDGRTVESSVRVTVVPRWYESPWTLLAGVALGVVAFFGLVYLRTLYLRRRAELLQVQVDARTRDLKAANERLDHLAGTDELTGSLNRRRFLEQAERVRQGASTDGIPFSVVLLDIDDFKSVNDTFGHLAGDTVIRETMRVISSMCRADDLAGRFGGEEFILCLPGALAEHALDITERVRHALGAMTIVHGDYRIRITVSAGVAMWRSPESLNSLLGRADEALYEAKNDGRNRSRIAGL; encoded by the coding sequence ATGCTGGCTGACCGCGCACCGCGGCCCGTTCGCTCACCGCGCCTCCGAGCACGTCTGGTCGCCTTCGCGGCCCTGCTGTGCTTTGTCGTCGCTTCGGCGGTCTCCGCGCAGGTTACTCCGACGGGGAACGCGTCGACGGTGGGCGTGGATCCGTGGGCGGTCTACGAGACCTCGTGGTTCGACACGCTGGGCGTGGCGGATGGCTTGCCCCATTCGACCACCACCGCCATCGTGCAGGACAAGCGCGGGCTGATATGGATCGGCACGTTCGGTGGCCTGGTCCGCTACGACGGCTATCGCACGCAGGTGTTCGGGCAGGAGCCCGATTCCTATGCGGGCGCCGTGCTGCCCGACGCCTACGTGCGCGCCCTGATGCCGCTGGACGACGGCGGGCTGCTGATCGGCACCAACACCGGTGGCCTCGTGCGCTTCGATCCGAAGACGATGCGCTTCCACGTCTATCCGGTGGGTCCCGGCGGGACATCGCACGCGAAGATCTTCTCGATCGCCGCGTCGCGCGAGCCCAACGTGTACTGGGTCGCGACGGAAGGCGGCATCGATCGCATCGACGTGACCAGCGGCCACATCGAGCGCGTCTCGGGGCTGCCGGGCGACGAGAAGGAGATGCTGCCGCGCACCTTCGTGGTGGCGGAGGATGCAGTCGGCAATCTGTGGGCCGGGGCGGATAACGGCCTGTTCGTGCGTCGTCGCGGCGGTCATTTCGAGCGCGTCGTCTCGTCGGACCCGGCGATCGACGAGATCCTGCACGATCAGGTCTGGGCCTTGCTGCCCGACAGCAAGCGGCAGCTGTGGGTGGGCACCGGGCAGTCCGGGGCGATCTACATCGACACCGCCGGGAAGGGCCATGCGGTGCCGGGCCTGTCGGGCAAGAACAGCCTCGCCCACCGGCGCACCGTACGCGCGTTCCATGAGACGCCGCAGGGCGTGCTCTGGGCCGCGACGGATGGGGCGGGGGTTGTCACCTTCGACATGAACACGGGTCGCCTGCGTCCGCTCAGCCACGACGCGGCGATGCCGTCGTCGCTGCCGGGCGACATTACCCGCGATATTTACCAGGACACCGCGGGCAACATCTGGGTCGCGACCGAACTCGGCGCGGCGCGCTACGACCCGAACGGTCGCAAGGTGTTTTCCGTGCTGCCGTCTCCGCTGGAGACCCACACGCTGTCCAACGCCAACGTGCACTCCGTATTCGTCGATCCGCGCGGAAGGGTCTGGCTCGGCCTCGGCATGGGCCGCATCGATCTGCTCGACCTGGGCAAGGGCAGCATGCGTCACCTGCAACTCGGTGGCGAGCAGGCCGAGCGCGACGTGCAGGCCTTCGTCGTGGCGCCCGACGGGTCGATCTGGGCGGGCGCGCAGGGCATTTCGCGGATCGATCCTGAGACCTTCGAGCTGAAGAGCTCGGTGATCCCGAGCCTGGACGGCAAGCTGATCCTGTCGATGCAGCGCGATGGCGACGATATCCTCATCGGCTGCTATGACGGCCTGTTCCGCTACGACACGGCGACCGGCGCGCTGGTGCAGATGCGCCACGACGCGTCCGATCCGAAGAGTCTGGTCGGCGACCAGGTGCGTTACATCACGCGCATGCCCGGGGCGTGGTGGTTCTCCACCATCAGCGGTATCAGCATCGCGTATGACGGCAAGCCCGGCTTCGTGAACCTGCATCACGACCCGGCCGACCCGACCAGCCTGCCGCACGATTACACCGGCTCGCTGGCGTTCGATTCGCACCACCGCCTGTGGATCGGGACGTTCGGCGGCATCGCCTACCTCGACGACTTCAAGCCGGAAGGACCGTTCCGCTTCGGCGTGATCGGTGCGCGCGAGGGTCTGGTCAATACCAAGATCAACGCCTTGCTGGTCGATCACGACGATCGCATCTGGGCCTCGATGGCCAACGGTGTAGCGATGGTCGATGCGAACAGCCGCCGCGTTTCCGACCTGGGTATCCGTGACGGCCTGCGTATTCCGAGCTACATCCATCGCTCCGCCGCCGAGGCGCCGGGCGGCGAACTGATGTTCGGCGGTCTGGGCGGCCTGACCGTGGTCCGTCCGTACTGGGTGGCCCCGCATGTGCCGCCGCCGCGTCTCGCCATCACGCATGTGTCGACCAACGACAAACCGCTGCCACTCGCCGACCTGCCTGACGATGGCGGCCACATCACACTCGATGGCGATGGCCGGCGGCTACGTGTGGACTTCGCGCTGCTGGACTTCCGGGCGCCGTCGGAAACCCATTACGCCTATCGCATGGACGACGCGGATGGTGGCTGGAACGAGGTGGCCCGTGGCCTGCCGCCCAGTGCGATCTATACCAACCTCGCCAGCGGCAGCTACACCCTGCGACTGCGCGCGACCATGCGCGGGCTGGATGGGCGTACCGTGGAGTCGTCCGTTCGCGTGACGGTGGTGCCGCGCTGGTACGAAAGCCCGTGGACGCTGCTCGCCGGCGTGGCGCTCGGCGTCGTCGCGTTCTTCGGGCTGGTCTATCTGCGCACGCTGTACCTGCGCCGTCGCGCCGAGTTGCTGCAGGTCCAGGTCGACGCGCGCACGAGGGATCTGAAGGCGGCCAACGAGCGGCTGGATCACCTCGCCGGCACCGACGAACTGACCGGCTCGCTCAACCGTCGCCGCTTCCTCGAACAGGCCGAGCGCGTACGCCAGGGGGCGTCCACGGACGGAATTCCGTTCAGCGTGGTCCTGCTCGATATCGACGACTTCAAGTCGGTCAACGATACGTTCGGCCATCTGGCCGGCGATACGGTGATCCGCGAGACGATGCGCGTGATCTCGTCGATGTGCCGCGCGGACGATCTCGCGGGGCGCTTCGGCGGTGAGGAGTTCATCCTCTGCCTGCCGGGCGCGCTGGCCGAGCATGCGCTGGATATCACCGAGCGCGTGCGTCATGCGCTCGGCGCGATGACGATCGTGCACGGGGACTACCGGATCCGCATCACGGTGAGTGCGGGCGTCGCCATGTGGCGGTCGCCCGAGTCGCTCAATTCGCTGCTGGGACGCGCGGACGAGGCGCTGTACGAGGCCAAGAACGACGGCCGCAACCGGAGCCGCATCGCGGGGCTGTAG
- a CDS encoding NAD(P)/FAD-dependent oxidoreductase, which yields MEYDVLVIGAGAAGLMTAIVAGGRGRRVLVVDHANRAGKKILMSGGGRCNFTNTATTPANFLSANPHFCKSALARYTPWDFIAMVDRHRIAWHEKSPGQLFCDESSKLIVRMLLDECAAAGVRVETNCGVSRLRATDGGFACDTPLGPVRAASLVIATGGLSIPSLGATGFGYEVAKQFGHAVLPLRAGLVPLTLSGKHQERFDGLAGVALPVEATVGDTSFRDALLITHRGVSGPAILQISSYWQPGADLRVNLLPDVDAAEALRQGQAERPAAELKTVLSSLLPRRLAERLCEIWLPNKPMRQYRAAELNDIGAQLADWPIVASGTEGYRTAEVTLGGVDTDEVSSSTMMSKRHPGLYFVGEVLDVTGHLGGYNFQWAWACGHAAGLAV from the coding sequence ATGGAATACGACGTACTCGTCATCGGGGCAGGCGCGGCGGGCCTGATGACGGCCATCGTCGCGGGCGGCCGTGGGCGGCGCGTGCTGGTGGTCGACCATGCGAACCGGGCAGGCAAGAAGATCCTGATGTCCGGCGGCGGCCGCTGCAATTTTACGAATACCGCCACCACGCCGGCCAACTTTCTCTCGGCCAACCCGCATTTCTGCAAGTCCGCGCTGGCGCGCTACACGCCGTGGGATTTCATCGCCATGGTCGACCGCCACAGGATCGCCTGGCACGAGAAGTCGCCGGGCCAGCTGTTCTGTGACGAATCGTCCAAGCTGATCGTGCGCATGCTGCTGGACGAATGCGCCGCGGCGGGCGTGCGTGTCGAGACGAACTGCGGCGTATCGCGGCTGCGTGCGACCGACGGTGGCTTCGCCTGCGACACGCCGCTGGGCCCTGTGCGCGCCGCGTCGCTGGTGATCGCCACGGGCGGGTTGTCGATTCCCAGCCTCGGGGCCACCGGCTTTGGTTACGAGGTGGCGAAGCAGTTCGGTCATGCCGTGCTGCCGCTGCGCGCCGGTCTCGTGCCGCTGACGCTCAGCGGCAAGCACCAGGAACGCTTCGACGGACTGGCTGGCGTGGCACTTCCCGTCGAAGCGACGGTTGGCGATACCTCGTTCCGTGATGCCTTGCTCATCACCCATCGCGGCGTCAGTGGCCCGGCGATCCTGCAGATCTCCTCGTACTGGCAGCCCGGTGCCGACCTGCGGGTCAACCTGCTGCCGGACGTGGACGCCGCCGAGGCCTTGCGCCAGGGGCAGGCCGAGCGTCCGGCCGCCGAGCTCAAGACAGTGCTGTCGTCGCTGCTGCCGCGCCGTCTGGCCGAGCGCCTCTGCGAGATCTGGCTGCCCAATAAGCCCATGCGTCAATACCGCGCCGCCGAGCTGAACGATATCGGCGCACAATTGGCCGACTGGCCCATCGTCGCCAGCGGCACCGAAGGTTACCGGACCGCCGAAGTCACCCTCGGTGGTGTCGATACCGATGAGGTGTCTTCCTCCACCATGATGTCGAAAAGACATCCGGGCCTGTATTTCGTCGGGGAGGTTCTCGACGTGACCGGCCATCTCGGCGGCTACAACTTCCAATGGGCCTGGGCTTGCGGACATGCCGCCGGCCTGGCCGTCTGA